Below is a window of Dermochelys coriacea isolate rDerCor1 chromosome 25, rDerCor1.pri.v4, whole genome shotgun sequence DNA.
TGCAAAATGGGGACACCGGCAATCCAGCAGTGGACTAGATTTAAAGCAGTAGAGTGATCTAGAATGGGTGGGATGGACCCCCCCCATTATGCTGACATAGCAGGTGATGTTAGGCAAGATCTCCCATTAGCTGAGCCTGTGTGCATGGCTTATTTGAATTAAAGGCTACTTTTGCTAGCCAATCACTGCTGGCTGTAGCCCACAATTGGGGCTCATGACCTTTTAAATACctggcatgaaaaaaaaaaacaaaacaacccatgTCTAGTTCCCTGTTTATTCTGCACAGGCAGGGGCTGGTTTAGTACAGGACAGCTGATGCCCCCACCCTGCACCAGGGCTATGGGGGGCTTTTCTGCCCACAaggcagagaggaggaagagatgaaGCGTATTTTCCCCTCCAATCTGCAGGCAATACCAGGCTAGGAATGTCCCAGCCTAGGCAAGCCTCAGGTGTAAGGACTCTGCAtgccctgggggggagggggttgaatgCAGGGGAATGGTCTTGCCCTAGAACCAACCCTGCCTCCTGACACTTAGGGCCCCCATCTAACCCTGCCCCACGAGGGCCCAGAGCAGAGTGGACCTATTGCCACAGCCCAGCTAGCCTGTGCTAAGCCAGCACTCACCCCCTGTAGCGCTACGTGCAGGGTAAGCCGCCCTGACGGACTCAACTGAAAGGGGCTAGCATGAGTTAGGGGCTTGTTCTGTAGGTGCTCCATGCttctgagtcagtggcagaaccaggctCCTGTCAAAAGAACTTGTAGGTGGAAGTgggtctgcagcagcagctgtgctggcaAGTGCTGCCCAGGGGCAGCTAGACCCAGGAATTGCACACCCAACAAGGGCTGCTTTCAGCTCAGCCTTGTAGGGGGCACCACCatggagagggaggggctggaagaTGCCAGGAAAAAGAAACTTCATGCACTTCAGTAAGTCTAGTCAAACCTACACACTGATGATCCATGATCCTGAATTGAGGGGGGGGGGCTTTGAGTCAATTTAAGGACCTAATTAGCACTTCTCATTAGCCCCCACTCTCCAAACTTGGCCCATGCTCCTTCCTCCACACCCCAAAACCAGACAAAATCCTGTTTAGCTGCAGAATAGCCAAGGGGCTGCACCAGCCAGGAGCTCACATGGCATTTTGCAACAGGCCAGCCCTTAATTGCTGCTTGTTTAAGCCTCTTTGTCAATCTACAGAAGTGGTGGCACCAGCAAGCCAGAAAGCCACAGTGTTTTGCAAAGAGTGAGAACAGGGCTGGCTCCTTGAAGTTGATTTAAGAACACAGCTACATCCTGATCCGATCACAGAGTACAGGACATGCCATGTGACGCAACATGCAGGGACTGGGAAGTGTCACagctgaaaggggaaaaaaaggatgcaAGAGGAAGTGATATTTAGCTTTCAGAAATTTATTGCAAGTTCATTGTACAAGAATATATAGAATCACTTAGCGGCTTgagtgcaaagaaaaaaaattgcaatctTGAGTTTATAAATATAAGACATTCTGtccattgaaaaaataaaaaaagagttcATTTGCAACTGTCTTTTTCAGTCCTCGCATCTTCCATCCACAACACAAAGCAGAtgcaaaaaaatgtaataaaaatccagtctcttccccaccctgccACATTAAGTCCTCAGCAAAATGTGGTCATGCCCCCTCCCGCTGCAGAAAAAGGGAGCGGAGGGAAATCCAGTTCTTTGCCATGGATCAGTGGCATCCACACCCCACGCAGAGAAACACGTCAGAGAAACACATCGTGCCTTGCGTACAGGATTCGAGCGCTCTTCACATTCGAGGATTCAGTCGCCTTGACTCAGCCATTCCCCCAAGCATgtctcctgcctgcctgctcctTCACCCGTCTCCACACGGTCACGGTCACAGCCCCTTTGCTATCGCCAGTCCCCCGGCACTCCTCCCTTTCCACGCACACTGTTGCTGTCGGCCCAGGCTCTCCTCTCCGCTTACTCCTTAGCTTTTATTTTGATGgggtggttttttattttttaaaatgttgtcgtttttttgttaaaaaacatgAATTCAGCACAAAACAAGAAGGCAGTGCCCGGCTCAACGCTCCAGCAGTGAGACATAGGGGACCCACTGGTTGTTACAGCGGCTTTCTTCACAGTAACTGGCCACTTCCTCCAACCCTTGGCTCTTCCAGGAATCGGTGTGGGGATTCTGGTGGGAGAGAAGACAGATCCAACCATTAGCAACAACAAACGCAAACCTCTTGGACATCACCCCAGCCCATTCACGAGACATACTCGAGTGGTGACCCACACCACTGGCTGTTCAGCAACATACACATCACTGAAGCACCTTGGCTCAGCCCCAGGTCACATGGCTGACCATTTTAGCCCTGCATCAGCACCACTGAACAATACAAGCTCTCCCCTACAGGGGTGTGATTGGCTCCCAGGTGATGgacaccctccctgctccccacccccctgcacccagcgACACAGGGGACTCACCGTCACCAAGATGCAGTGCAGGTCCCGGGGTTCGCTGCTGTCCTCCAAACTCTCGCCGAGGACCTTGGCCAGCCGCTGCATGCCGGACACCCGCAGGATGTTGATGTCATTGTCGCAGCAGAAAGCCTGGATGAGGGTGAAGTGGATTTGCAAGGCGATGTCACCCTCATCTTCTTCATCAATGGCAAGGAGGCAAAGCACCACGCTGTCTGGATCCCTGCAGGGCACGGGGAGAAAGCAGACCGGTCAGGATCGGGGGGGGGACAGACCCCAGAAATCGACTGTCCATCTAAGGAAATGAGTCTCAGCCATAcacgccacccccccccccccgctgctcctGGGGAAAAACTGCCAACAGCCAGTGCCAGAGTGCCTGTCTCTTGCATCGGTCACACCCAGATTCCCCACCATCGCCCCAGCTCTAGCACAGGTACGTGAGCTGGGCACCCCCCCAAAGCTGGGCACCCCCCCCAGCCACGTCAGCTGATCAGACCCTGCACACGTCACGGCCAGCGCCACTTACACATTCATGAGCTTGGCCGACTCATAGACGCCGACGGTCAGGCAGTCCTGCCTCtgcgccgccaccagcagctgTTCCACCGCTTCGCTCACGGTCTGCATCCTTTGGGAaagggcacggggggggggggggagaaccacgTTAATGCGGAGCCGCTGTGGAAAGCCCCGCCGGCGGAGAGACGCCAAGCGCCAAGGCGGCTGCTCTTGCAGCATCGCAAAGGAGGGAGACACTTACTTTTGGGCGGCGTTGTCGCAAGGCACCAGCTCTTCCAGGGTCATGTTGCAATTATAATCCACAGCGGCTTGAAGTCAGGAGGAGACGGGAGGGAGAAGCAGCAACCCTCAGCCCAAGGTCCCCAGCTGCAAACCAGAGGGCGGGCGGGACCCGTGCAATAATCCACTGGGGAAACAAGGCTCGCTCCTCCCGGCGGCAAGCTCCCCGCGACGTCCGACGCTCCACCCGCGGCTCAATCCGGCGCCACTCCGAATCCAACGCCCCGGCTCGTCCACACAGTCTCAGGGAGCACGACTGCTGCGGGCACCTTTATAGCCttgcagaaggggcggggcttctCCTTTCCCATTGGTTCCTCGgccacaaagggaaaaaaacccgGTGCCAGCTGATTGGGTCTCCCGCTGGGGGAAAATCGCGAGTAGCCCCACGTGGGGCGGGGGAAGTTTTGCAAGGGAGGAATTTGcttaaaaaaccacacacacaaaacacacagcACGAGCGAGAGTTTCGATAGACTTTTCTCAGCAGGTTTTGTTCCTGTGCTGGGCAGAGGCGTGGGATTTCCACAGAGCcgtgggggcagggctgcaagCCGTTTGGTCAAGGCCGAGCAGAAATCCCTTGCTGGAGAATTTGGACGGGCTACGTTCAGAGGAGAAAACTATCCCAAGGGTTTAAATGGAAATGCATGCCCctggaaatcccccccccccgccgctttCCCAGGAAGCCCCGGCCACCCTGCCCCGGGCTAGCTCTGTTCAGGGACCAAAAAAAACACGTCCAGGCGAGGATGCATTTGGCAAAGGAAAAGCAGGGACATTATGCAAAGGGAAAACAGTATTCTCTTCCACTCCGGAGCAAATTTCGAGatgctgggggggcgggaagaTGTCTAGGACTGAGCTCTTGGGGCTGCAAAAAGCAAACTTGTCTGGTGAATTCCCTGCTATGCAGGGGTACGTTGCCTCTCCGCACCCCCACTTGATCAGGGCGATACCCATTCCACCTCATAGGCAGAAAACGAAGAGCACCAAGTGTAGTGTTGTGTAGGCGGCGGTGGGGAAAGGATGAGTTAATCATGAGGTTTTAGAACCAGTCATGGTTTCTGCAGCTTGCAAAAACTTGGTGACTCGTTTCACAACAACGCCTGCAGCGTGCATCATGTTTCTTTGGCTTGGACCTTCTCGGGGtcctctcttttcttctgcaaCGCACCTTAGaccccaggtgtgtgtgtgcgggggaggcTGTACAGTCTTTACTGGGGTACACACGCAGCTAGCTGCAAACAATACTCGCTTCAGGCTCGCGCTCATGATGGGAGCTGCTTGGGTGGCAAGACCGAGTTCAGGCCGAGAATTAACCAACCTCCAAATCTCCGGGTCCCTCACAAACCCGGGAACGCAAACAAGACACCGTGTACTTTCCCGAGCAGCGGAGCTGCCAAGGGACTTGCAGGGAGCGCCGCTGAGCTGGCCTTCGGCTTGGGTTTGAATGCATTTTCCAAAGCGAGcaccggggagggggggagttgcGAGGTTCGCCTAACGCCCCGCTCTGCAAAGCACGTGGGAGGTCGAGCTTGGAGCCTGAACTTTTGCAGAGGTAAAAGGTCCCCGGTGCAAAGCAGGGCGTGTTGCAATAAGCTTGCTCGAAGCTAACGTTTCTGGGGAGATTAGCCCCAGGTggatttgcaaaaaaaaacctagaaagtGCAAGTGGCCGCTTGCTGCCCCAATGGGCTGGTCTCTCTGGAGTTGCAggcacagggcggggggggggcgcatcACGTGGCTCCGGGGAGCGCCCCCAGCTCAGCGCCGAGGGGGTGCCATGAATGACATTTCTGCATTGCAGGGGGCGGTGCTCAGGACctggggttcaggctgcagaGGGCCGAGTTTCTCCCCCCTCTGACCCTTCCTGCCCGGGGCGCTCGGGGGTGGCTGCTTTGCACCCCGGGGTTGTGCGTTGTCCCTGCAAAGCCGGCCCTCGCCGTGCCAGGCCGGCCGGCAGCCAAAGCAGCCGGCGGAGGCAGCTCGCGGCGGGCAAGGCCGCCGCCTAGCGGGCCCGGCGTGCAGAGCAGGCTGGCGGGCCGGCCTGCCGCCTGAAGTGCAAACAGCTCTGGGGCTTTGCCGCCCCAAAA
It encodes the following:
- the GADD45B gene encoding growth arrest and DNA damage-inducible protein GADD45 beta, coding for MTLEELVPCDNAAQKMQTVSEAVEQLLVAAQRQDCLTVGVYESAKLMNVDPDSVVLCLLAIDEEDEGDIALQIHFTLIQAFCCDNDINILRVSGMQRLAKVLGESLEDSSEPRDLHCILVTNPHTDSWKSQGLEEVASYCEESRCNNQWVPYVSLLER